A genomic window from Fusarium oxysporum Fo47 chromosome VIII, complete sequence includes:
- a CDS encoding tryptophan dimethylallyltransferase-domain-containing protein gives MTPSQSLQVEAKPWHLVKTKWEGISEPYQQYWYQTVGYMLGALLDSAGYSYESQTSILHQFANLVTPYLGVAPWSELPRWESFMTDDNTPIELSWDFHTGADQPTIRYSIEPIGADAGTGTNQYNEGTAAAFKQALFKAYPDIETALLNHFEACFNGSWADRNPEGHCSTFFWAFDLNEKTITNKAYFFPGVVAHATHRSKLIVIADAITSAPGCRIGMQIPLHIYIDFVYQHPGLEPEIDMLALDLVPLEKARLKIYFRERRTDFGSVKETMSLGGRIQGPEFETGMKRLTRLWDALTGMHNKPDDIPLPYKDHRTAGILYNVEFRMNAETPKVKIYIPVRHYAKNDQQIIKVLKEFLTEQVGQRQDLRTAPVSAESYSRCLGNLFDTKALAGGLGVHTYIGCSIQRGGDLRLVSYINPQLGKMNSKVPFASPEMRTNGEKLPN, from the exons ATGACTCCCTCGCAAAGCCTCCAAGTAGAAGCCAAACCATGGCACTTAGTCAAAACTAAGTGGGAGGGCATCTCTGAGCCTTATCAGCAGTACTGGTACCAAACCGTTGGCTACATGCTAGGAGCGCTCCTAGATAGTGCGGGGTACAGTTATGAGAGCCAAACTAGTATCCTTCATCAATTTGCAAATCTTGTTACGCCATATTTAGGCGTTGCCCCTTGGTCGGAACTTCCGCGCTGGGAGAGTTTCATGACCGACGACAATACTCCCATCGAACTGAGTTGGGACTTCCACACCGGCGCGGACCAACCCACCATCCGCTATTCCATCGAACCCATTGGAGCCGATGCTGGTACTGGTACAAATCAGTACAACGAGGGAACTGCGGCGGCCTTCAAACAAGCCCTGTTCAAGGCATATCCAGATATAGAGACCGCTTTGCTTAACCACTTTGAAGCATGCTTTAATGGGAGTTGGGCCGATAGAAACCCAGAAGGTCACTGTTCGACCTTCTTTTGGGCTTTCGACCTGAACGAGAAAACTATTACGAATAAAGCGTACTTCTTCCCCGGCGTTGTTGCGCATGCAACTCATCGGTCCAAATTGATAGTCATCGCAGATGCTATCACATCTGCCCCTGGATGCAGAATCGGAATGCAGATTCCCTTACACATTTACATCGACTTTGTATACCAGCATCCAGGCTTGGAGCCCGAAATAGACATGTTGGCTTTAGACCTAGTTCCTTTAGAAAAGGCCAGGCTTAAGATCTACTTTCGGGAGAGAAGGACAGACTTTGGCTCCGTCAAGGAGACTATGTCCCTAGGGGGCCGAATACAAGGCCCCGAATTTGAGACGGGTATGAAGAGGCTGACGCGGCTTTGGGATGCTTTAACGGGCATGCATAATAAGCCTGATGATATCCCTCTCCCTTACAAAGACCACAGAACAGCCGGTATTCTCTACAACGTCGAGTTTCGCATGAATGCAGAAACCCCAAAAGTCAAGATTTATATTCCTGTACGACACTACGCAAAGAATGATCAGCAAATCATCAAGGTCTTGAAGGAGTTCTTAACGGAACAGGTCGGACAGCGGCAAGATCTTCGAACAGCGCCAGTGAGTGCCGAGTCATATTCCAGATGCCTGGGAAATTTGTT TGATACAAAGGCCCTTGCTGGCGGCCTTGGTGTTCACACCTATATTGGCTGCTCTATACAACGTGGGGGAGACTTACGCTTGGTATCTTATATTAATCCCCAACTGGGAAAGATGAATAGTAAGGTCCCTTTTGCATCGCCTGAAATGAGAACGAATGGTGAGAAGCTCCCGAATTGA